Proteins found in one Panicum hallii strain FIL2 chromosome 4, PHallii_v3.1, whole genome shotgun sequence genomic segment:
- the LOC112890446 gene encoding uncharacterized protein LOC112890446 → MDFGECTDKKAEDKNEVVVDASQQPDVYSMDEQANDAMDIGEGTDWLHRNDAYVCIPVEQQSETTNRDAVVGDVSLELLNVNRPTSKCDLTCVEEFNTPKATHGVVDAMPVTCDKTQVLLTLISVDGKGFELEGCQCQWRRGPL, encoded by the exons ATGGATTTTGGAGAATGTACTGATAAAAAGGCTGAAGATAAAAATGAGGTAGTAGTTGATGCATCTCAGCAGCCAG ATGTCTATTCTATGGATGAACAAGCCAATGATGCAATGGATATTGGAGAAGGTACTGATTGGTTGCACAGGAATGATGCATATGTGTGCATTCCCGTGGAGCAGCAATCCGAGACGACGAACAGGGATGCAG TTGTGGGAGATGTGAGTCTGGAGCTACTCAATGTGAATCGTCCCACTTCGAAATGTGATTTGACCTGTGTGGAGGAGTTCAACACCCCGAAGGCGACGCACGGTGTTGTTGATGCTATGCCTGTCACCTGTGATAAAACACAG GTATTACTGACCCTAATCAGCGTAGACGGGAAAGGGTTCGAGCTCGAAGGGTGTCAATGTCAGTGGAGAAGAGGGCCCTTATAA